From Paenibacillus sp. V4I7, one genomic window encodes:
- a CDS encoding diguanylate cyclase, producing the protein MSESLRSMKQHSRAEHFEEFLRQGLVLSSNFSYWESNCDHVVRDAFDEWIHQFGQAMLPPQTALLCVDTDLKVVKACFHDTLLTDALMQVGASWSYAERNDNPLARCAENPTMHIMTSDEMSAKERKTVLAASIPVLDPQGIPILYLGLFSHAIEEANELAQLFYILSLSFQSSVQSVEDRRKYDHLFMQHLNRELEFKKHDILFEASKKLHAKIDVDSVLTEVIECMHSVYPNIQVDLLLSQDNDSTNLSVKPLNFQSTENDIRTRAFMEGHVIFEPSSEISGPSTGHIAAPLSGKQGVYGVLYMTSKRDLIHAADLQFISLLADTAGSAFENAKLYEQSNLMINELRLINEITKQLNQSLRLNEIFNSASSEILSIFGADYSCILQADKNSENLIVRATNLPAMFHETFTVDQGFSGVIYTSKEPIIISDYWSNEKVESKLMQLTNSRSLIGSPILVNGQVEGVILVVHSKPNFFSYDNYKLLQVLSGHIGLAMTNASLHAEVKRMVITDNLTGLYVRHYLDEQANSMQKKDFCGSLIVVDIDNFKRVNDTYGHQVGDKILIQVSQIIKTSIRDSDIAARWGGEELAVYLPQVAKAQTIRIAERIRVRVLEETNPQVTVSCGVSDWNWEEDKISVESLFYRADMALYQAKNNGRNQIRIG; encoded by the coding sequence ATGAGTGAATCACTTCGTAGTATGAAACAACATAGTCGTGCAGAACACTTCGAAGAGTTTCTTCGGCAAGGACTTGTTCTTTCTAGCAACTTTTCCTATTGGGAATCCAATTGTGATCATGTCGTACGAGATGCGTTTGATGAGTGGATTCACCAATTCGGGCAAGCAATGCTACCGCCTCAAACCGCACTGCTATGCGTGGATACGGATCTGAAAGTGGTTAAGGCTTGCTTTCATGATACACTTCTTACTGATGCATTGATGCAGGTAGGGGCATCGTGGAGCTATGCAGAACGCAATGACAATCCGTTGGCACGATGTGCTGAGAATCCCACAATGCATATAATGACGAGCGATGAAATGAGCGCAAAAGAACGGAAGACAGTTTTGGCTGCTTCGATTCCAGTCCTAGATCCACAAGGAATTCCAATTTTATATTTGGGACTATTTTCCCATGCAATTGAAGAAGCAAATGAACTTGCACAATTGTTCTATATACTTTCCCTTTCTTTCCAAAGTAGTGTGCAGAGCGTAGAGGATCGTCGTAAGTACGATCATTTGTTTATGCAGCATCTGAATAGGGAACTTGAGTTTAAGAAGCATGATATTTTATTTGAGGCTTCCAAGAAACTACACGCCAAAATCGATGTCGATTCGGTATTGACCGAAGTCATTGAGTGCATGCATAGTGTTTATCCCAATATACAAGTAGATTTATTGCTTTCACAAGATAATGACTCTACGAATCTATCCGTGAAGCCTTTGAATTTCCAAAGTACGGAGAATGACATTCGAACACGTGCTTTTATGGAAGGGCATGTAATATTTGAACCTTCATCCGAGATTAGTGGCCCAAGTACAGGTCATATAGCTGCTCCATTATCAGGTAAACAGGGTGTATATGGCGTCTTATATATGACGTCTAAGAGGGATTTGATTCACGCTGCGGATTTGCAATTCATATCATTGCTTGCTGATACAGCCGGGTCTGCTTTTGAAAACGCTAAATTGTATGAACAGTCCAATTTAATGATTAACGAGCTTCGACTTATTAATGAAATCACCAAGCAGTTAAATCAGAGCTTGCGTTTAAATGAAATCTTTAACTCAGCATCGAGCGAGATTTTAAGTATTTTTGGCGCGGATTATAGTTGTATTCTGCAAGCGGATAAAAATAGTGAGAATTTAATCGTACGGGCAACTAATTTGCCTGCGATGTTTCATGAGACCTTTACCGTAGATCAAGGCTTTTCTGGCGTCATCTATACCTCCAAAGAACCGATTATTATTTCAGACTATTGGAGCAATGAGAAGGTGGAGTCTAAGCTGATGCAGTTAACCAACTCCAGATCGCTTATTGGTTCGCCGATTCTCGTAAATGGACAAGTTGAGGGCGTTATTCTAGTTGTGCACAGCAAGCCGAATTTCTTCTCCTATGATAACTACAAATTGCTGCAGGTTCTTTCAGGGCATATTGGTCTTGCCATGACGAATGCTTCCCTGCATGCTGAAGTGAAACGTATGGTTATTACAGACAATTTGACAGGACTTTACGTACGTCATTATTTGGACGAACAGGCTAATTCGATGCAAAAGAAGGACTTCTGCGGCTCACTCATTGTCGTTGACATAGACAATTTCAAACGGGTTAATGATACCTACGGTCATCAGGTGGGCGATAAAATCTTGATCCAGGTCAGTCAAATTATTAAAACTAGTATTAGGGATAGTGATATTGCAGCAAGGTGGGGCGGGGAAGAGCTTGCAGTCTATCTACCCCAAGTTGCCAAGGCTCAAACAATTCGAATCGCAGAACGTATTCGTGTTCGTGTTCTAGAAGAGACTAATCCGCAAGTAACCGTTTCCTGCGGTGTTTCGGATTGGAATTGGGAAGAAGATAAGATTAGCGTAGAATCGCTGTTCTATCGTGCAGATATGGCTCTGTATCAAGCCAAAAATAACGGTCGTAACCAAATTCGAATCGGTTAA
- the rpsD gene encoding 30S ribosomal protein S4 codes for MSRYTGPKFKLSRRVGISLSGNGKDLKRPFPPGQHGPGQRKKMSGYGVQLNEKQKLRHMYGLNEKQFRNLFDKASKLKGISGENFMILLESRLDNLVYRLGLSNSRAGARQLVAHGHVTVNGKKVDIASYIVSTGDVIALRERSKGLSAVKEALANRNYLPTYLEFNDASVEGKYIRLPERSELPQEIDEKQIVEFYSR; via the coding sequence ATGTCACGTTATACAGGACCTAAATTTAAATTAAGCCGTCGTGTTGGTATTTCTTTGAGTGGTAACGGTAAAGACTTGAAACGCCCATTCCCTCCAGGTCAACATGGCCCAGGACAACGTAAAAAAATGAGCGGCTATGGCGTTCAATTAAATGAAAAACAAAAGCTTCGTCACATGTACGGTTTGAACGAGAAGCAATTCCGCAACTTGTTCGATAAAGCTTCCAAACTAAAAGGTATTTCCGGTGAGAACTTCATGATCTTGCTTGAAAGCCGTCTGGACAACCTGGTTTACCGTCTTGGTCTTTCCAACTCCCGCGCAGGCGCGCGTCAACTAGTTGCTCACGGTCACGTTACTGTGAACGGCAAAAAAGTAGATATCGCTTCTTACATCGTATCTACGGGTGACGTTATTGCTCTTCGTGAAAGAAGCAAAGGTCTTTCCGCAGTGAAAGAAGCTCTTGCTAACCGTAACTACCTGCCAACTTACCTTGAGTTCAACGATGCAAGCGTAGAAGGCAAGTACATTCGTTTGCCAGAACGTTCTGAGCTTCCACAAGAAATTGACGAGAAACAAATCGTCGAGTTCTACAGCCGTTAA